A region from the Brassica napus cultivar Da-Ae chromosome C8, Da-Ae, whole genome shotgun sequence genome encodes:
- the LOC106347454 gene encoding F-box/LRR-repeat protein At3g48880-like isoform X1, with product MEEEYESRRLRKWEELDADILVKIFHKFTVFELARVCSVWRTVCCDPILWKTLDLSHMRSSFIKIPLGPYVYVERRSDESLTRILKLSMNLSGGNTRTLVFHFNLFLSDDQLTYTAERCPGLRRLVLPAWNRIKKTGICKAIRIWKDLESLTMPSIANPPYLFTEIANNCSNFKELKIMGPFEIFFADTLITCLPNLKTLSLRCSAIKREALIKILDGLKDLEVLNISHSYLVELSGWQPRKKVIVRELDERILEKASRLKRFLTCMEHDTCVMCQRTENDEGIVRWYKYDEDDWKVDEVSSLHL from the exons atggaagaagAGTATGAGAGTCGTCGGTTAAGGAAATGGGAAGAGTTGGACGCAGACATCTTAGTGAAGATTTTCCACAAGTTCACCGTCTTTGAGCTGGCTCGTGTTTGTAGTGTATGGAGAACGGTTTGTTGCGATCCCATCCTCTGGAAGACTCTTGATTTGTCACACATGAGATCTAGCTTCATCAAGATCCCACTGGGGCCTTATGTCTACGTCGAACGTCGCTCTGATGAGTCCCTCACTCGCATCCTCAAACTCTCCATGAATCTTAGCGGAGGAAACACGAGGACATTGGTTTTCCATTTCAACTTGTTCTTGAGTGATGATCAGCTTACTTACACAGCTGAACG GTGTCCAGGGTTGAGACGACTCGTCTTACCAGCTTGGAACAGAATAAAGAAGACTGGGATCTGCAAAGCCATACGGATCTGGAAAGATCTCGAGTCACTAACAATGCCTAGCATCGCTAACCCGCCTTACCTCTTCACAGAGATCGCCAACAACTGCAGCAACTTCAAGGAGTTAAAGATCATGGGTCCGTTCGAGATCTTCTTTGCGGACACCCTCATCACTTGCCTCCCTAACCTCAAAACGCTCAGCCTCAGATGCTCCGCTATAAAAAGGGAGGCACTGATCAAAATTCTTGACGGGTTAAAGGATCTTGAGGTGCTCAACATATCGCACTCTTACCTTGTGGAGTTGAGTGGGTGGCAGCCGCGGAAGAAAGTGATTGTGAGAGAGCTGGATGAGAGGATACTGGAGAAAGCTTCGAGGCTGAAGAGGTTCTTGACTTGTATGGAGCATGACACTTGTGTCATGTGTCAGAGGACTGAGAATGATGAAGGGATTGTGAGATGGTATAAGTATGATGAAGATGACTGGAAGGTTGATGAAGTCAGCTCTCTTCATCTTTGA
- the LOC106347454 gene encoding F-box/LRR-repeat protein At3g48880-like isoform X2 has product MIASTCCLGNHNQEKKKMEEEYESRRLRKWEELDADILVKIFHKFTVFELARVCSVWRTVCCDPILWKTLDLSHMRSSFIKIPLGPYVYVERRSDESLTRILKLSMNLSGGNTRTLVFHFNLFLSDDQLTYTAERCPGLRRLVLPAWNRIKKTGICKAIRIWKDLESLTMPSIANPPYLFTEIANNCSNFKELKIMGPFEIFFADTLITCLPNLKTLSLRCSAIKREALIKILDGLKDLEVLNISHSYLVELSGWQPRKKVIVRELDERILEKASRLKRFLTCMEHDTCVMCQRTENDEGIVRWYKYDEDDWKVDEVSSLHL; this is encoded by the exons ATGATTGCTTCTACTTGTTGCTTAGGGAATcataatcaagaaaaaaaaaaaatggaagaagAGTATGAGAGTCGTCGGTTAAGGAAATGGGAAGAGTTGGACGCAGACATCTTAGTGAAGATTTTCCACAAGTTCACCGTCTTTGAGCTGGCTCGTGTTTGTAGTGTATGGAGAACGGTTTGTTGCGATCCCATCCTCTGGAAGACTCTTGATTTGTCACACATGAGATCTAGCTTCATCAAGATCCCACTGGGGCCTTATGTCTACGTCGAACGTCGCTCTGATGAGTCCCTCACTCGCATCCTCAAACTCTCCATGAATCTTAGCGGAGGAAACACGAGGACATTGGTTTTCCATTTCAACTTGTTCTTGAGTGATGATCAGCTTACTTACACAGCTGAACG GTGTCCAGGGTTGAGACGACTCGTCTTACCAGCTTGGAACAGAATAAAGAAGACTGGGATCTGCAAAGCCATACGGATCTGGAAAGATCTCGAGTCACTAACAATGCCTAGCATCGCTAACCCGCCTTACCTCTTCACAGAGATCGCCAACAACTGCAGCAACTTCAAGGAGTTAAAGATCATGGGTCCGTTCGAGATCTTCTTTGCGGACACCCTCATCACTTGCCTCCCTAACCTCAAAACGCTCAGCCTCAGATGCTCCGCTATAAAAAGGGAGGCACTGATCAAAATTCTTGACGGGTTAAAGGATCTTGAGGTGCTCAACATATCGCACTCTTACCTTGTGGAGTTGAGTGGGTGGCAGCCGCGGAAGAAAGTGATTGTGAGAGAGCTGGATGAGAGGATACTGGAGAAAGCTTCGAGGCTGAAGAGGTTCTTGACTTGTATGGAGCATGACACTTGTGTCATGTGTCAGAGGACTGAGAATGATGAAGGGATTGTGAGATGGTATAAGTATGATGAAGATGACTGGAAGGTTGATGAAGTCAGCTCTCTTCATCTTTGA